A window from Populus trichocarpa isolate Nisqually-1 chromosome 3, P.trichocarpa_v4.1, whole genome shotgun sequence encodes these proteins:
- the LOC7475670 gene encoding uncharacterized protein LOC7475670 — protein MKTPKLVYHPPPRTHFLWWCAAILCALLTTAVIIAGIIVFVGYLVIHPRIPVISVVDAHLLHFSYDGAGILVTQINIVVRSKNDNMKAHASFSNFNLELFFDGIRIAVLSTASPYEVRKNSSVDFNYDYTSDPIPLNPKQMDDVDAYLKEDEVRFDLKGGARARWKVGVLGSVGFWSHLNCQLHFHPSNGSYISRRCTSKAK, from the coding sequence ATGAAGACCCCGAAATTAGTATATCATCCCCCTCCCCGAACCCATTTTCTATGGTGGTGCGCTGCCATCTTATGTGCCCTCCTTACAACTGCAGTAATCATAGCCGGCATCATCGTCTTCGTTGGCTACTTGGTAATCCACCCAAGAATTCCGGTCATCAGCGTTGTCGACGCTCATCTCCTTCATTTCAGCTATGACGGAGCAGGGATACTTGTGACGCAAATAAACATCGTGGTAAGGTCCAAGAATGACAACATGAAGGCTCATGCTAGCttctcaaatttcaatcttgaaCTGTTCTTTGATGGGATTAGAATAGCAGTGCTGTCAACTGCGTCTCCCTATGAAGTAAGAAAGAACAGCTCTGTTGATTTTAATTATGACTACACCTCGGATCCTATACCATTGAATCCCAAGCAAATGGATGATGTTGATGCATACCTAAAAGAGGATGAGGTACGCTTCGATTTGAAAGGAGGTGCAAGAGCTCGCTGGAAAGTCGGGGTTCTTGGATCAGTTGGCTTCTGGAGTCACTTGAATTGTCAGCTACATTTTCATCCATCAAATGGAAGCTACATATCCAGACGGTGCACCTCCAAGGCtaaatga